In Saccharomyces eubayanus strain FM1318 chromosome XV, whole genome shotgun sequence, a single window of DNA contains:
- the DED81 gene encoding asparagine--tRNA ligase DED81: MCVWPGSAVGADHCSGSQASRQILHLDFFTMSSLYIKEIAGVDELTTAGSQDQPFKTPAYALFASQQKSDATEPKLFVFKAEDNEFQEISASALKKARKGCEGLKKKAVKQKEQELKKQQKDAENAAKQLSALKITIKEDESLPAATKAKIYDSYAKVGQRVKISGWVHRLRSNKKVIFVVLRDGSGFIQCVLSGDLALAQQTLDLTLESTVTLYGTVAKLPEGKTAPGGVELDVDYYEIVGLAPGGEDSFTNKIAEGADPSLLLDQRHLALRGDALSAVMKVRAALLKSVRRVYDEESLTEVTPPCMVQTQVEGGSTLFKMDYYGEQAYLTQSSQLYLETCLPALGDVYSIQESFRAEKSHTRRHLSEYTHIEAELAFLTFEDLLHHIETVIVKTVQYVLEDPIAGPLVKQLNPGFQAPKAPFMRLQYKDAITWLQEHGIKNEEDQDFQFGDDIAEAAERKMTDTIGVPILLTRFPVEIKSFYMKRCSDDPRVTESVDVLMPTVGEITGGSMRIDDTEELMAGFNREGIDTDAYYWFIDQRKYGTCPHGGYGLGTERILAWLCDRFTVRDCSLYPRFSGRCKP, from the coding sequence ATGTGTGTGTGGCCTGGGTCAGCAGTCGGTGCTGACCATTGCTCGGGCTCCCAGGCAAGCAGACAGATATTACaccttgattttttcaccATGTCATCTTTGTACATTAAGGAGATTGCCGGTGTGGACGAATTGACCACGGCCGGTTCTCAAGACCAACCTTTCAAGACCCCAGCATATGCTCTATTTGCATCCCAGCAGAAAAGTGATGCCACCGAACCCAAGTTGTTTGTGTTCAAGGCTGAAGACAACGAGTTTCAGGAGATCAGTGCCTCTGCTTTGAAGAAGGCTCGTAAGGGCTGTGAAggtttaaagaaaaaagctgTTAAGCAGAAGGAACAAGAGTTGAAGAAACAGCAGAAGGATGCCGAAAACGCTGCCAAGCAACTTTCTGCCTTGAAGATCACCATAAAGGAGGACGAGTCCCTACCAGCTGCCACCAAGGCCAAGATCTACGATTCTTACGCCAAGGTTGGGCAAAGAGTCAAGATCTCCGGTTGGGTCCACAGATTGCGTTCCAACAAAAAGGTCATCTTCGTTGTCCTAAGAGACGGTTCCGGGTTCATCCAGTGTGTTTTATCCGGTGATTTGGCCTTGGCTCAACAAACCCTAGATTTGACTTTGGAATCCACCGTTACTCTGTACGGTACCGTGGCCAAGTTGCCTGAAGGTAAGACCGCTCCAGGTGGTGTCGAGTTGGACGTCGACTACTACGAAATCGTAGGCTTGGCCCCCGGTGGCGAGGACTCTTTCACCAACAAGATCGCAGAGGGCGCCGACCCATCTTTGCTGTTGGATCAACGTCATTTAGCCCTAAGAGGGGACGCTTTATCTGCAGTCATGAAAGTTCGTGCTGCTCTATTGAAAAGTGTCAGACGTGTTTACGATGAAGAAAGCTTAACCGAAGTAACTCCACCATGCATGGTGCAAACCCAAGTCGAAGGTGGTTCCACTTTGTTCAAGATGGACTATTACGGCGAACAAGCGTACTTGACCCAAAGTTCACAATTATACTTGGAAACCTGTTTGCCCGCTCTAGGTGATGTCTACAGTATCCAGGAATCCTTCAGAGCTGAAAAGTCCCACACAAGAAGACATTTGTCCGAATACACTCACATCGAAGCCGAACTAGCTTTCTTGACTTTCGAAGACCTACTACACCACATCGAAACTGTGATTGTCAAAACCGTCCAATACGTTTTGGAAGACCCCATCGCCGGTCCACTGGTGAAGCAGTTGAACCCTGGCTTCCAAGCCCCAAAGGCCCCTTTCATGAGACTACAATACAAGGACGCCATCACTTGGTTGCAAGAGCACGGCATCAAGaacgaagaagaccaaGACTTCCAGTTTGGTGACGACATTGCCGAGGCTGCCGAAAGAAAGATGACCGACACCATCGGTGTCCCAATCTTGCTGACAAGATTCCCAGTAGAAATCAAGTCTTTCTACATGAAGCGTTGCTCTGATGACCCACGTGTCACCGAGTCCGTTGACGTCCTAATGCCCACCGTTGGTGAAATTACCGGTGGTTCCATGAGAATCGATGACACTGAAGAATTAATGGCCGGCTTCAACCGTGAAGGCATCGATACCGACGCCTACTACTGGTTCATcgaccaaagaaaatacgGTACTTGTCCACACGGTGGCTATGGTCTCGGTACCGAGCGTATCTTGGCCTGGTTATGTGACAGATTCACCGTCAGAGACTGCTCCTTGTATCCACGTTTCAGCGGTAGATGTAAACCATAA
- the YSC83 gene encoding Ysc83p, translating to MWSGGKDIVDQIFDTGYWVVSKSVVLGDEIRNHVGRSIETINEKISNRKALPVQESNFSTSRQDIFKKLKIGFQDHWKLGLGLSATSLCLYLGYRTFLKLPPHLPEAESKAVLIFGDMNDPIARNQVMDLYRRRFIVYVCTENADVYKKHEEDQDFVYYIDPTCEKDFEAFYRDVPRLASILFMPRLSYHPSGIISCDSLESEIHSSIFVYYQALLNVIPHLKKKTQLILFDPSLTSELNLIHHSTEIISSGIINSLFNIFQRHQRLSVFLIKLGILQIGSQPSNYKFLNTSGSDIHKALHYPVYKMIMDANGYKVRQFFNWLVTLGGWNTVYHCGRFSYLATWPFASFIFNRQTCFSFKHLKKRLASAYRNIIAILPTPQSNPSEERLK from the coding sequence ATGTGGTCTGGAGGGAAAGACATAGTGGATCAGATATTTGATACTGGGTATTGGGTGGTTTCGAAAAGTGTTGTTTTGGGTGACGAGATCAGAAATCATGTCGGAAGATCTATAGAAACcattaatgaaaagatttcCAACAGAAAGGCTCTCCCCGTGCAGGAAAGCAATTTCAGCACTAGCAGACAGgatatatttaaaaaattgaaaattgGATTCCAGGATCATTGGAAGCTTGGGTTGGGCCTTTCTGCCACTTCCCTTTGCCTTTACCTTGGATATCGGACCTTTTTAAAACTCCCACCTCATTTACCTGAGGCGGAATCTAAGGCCGTGTTGATATTTGGTGACATGAATGATCCTATCGCAAGAAATCAGGTGATGGATTTATATCGCAGAAGGTTTATAGTGTATGTTTGCACAGAGAATGCAGATGTTTATAAGAAGCATGAAGAAGATCAGGATTTTGTATATTACATTGATCCTACTTGTGAAAAAGACTTCGAAGCCTTTTATCGTGACGTGCCAAGGCTAGCATCCATATTGTTTATGCCAAGGTTATCATATCATCCATCCGGAATAATATCGTGTGACTCATTAGAATCCGAAATACATTCAAGCATTTTTGTGTATTATCAAGCATTATTAAACGTTATACCACatttaaagaagaagacacaATTGATTCTATTTGACCCGTCTTTAACTTCGGAACTAAACTTGATTCATCATAGCACTGAAATCATATCATCTGGAATAATCAACTCActattcaatattttccagAGACATCAAAGATTaagtgtttttttaatCAAGCTTGGAATTCTACAAATCGGGTCTCAGCCATCAAACTATAAATTCCTGAACACATCCGGTTCAGATATACACAAGGCCCTACATTACCCCGTATACAAAATGATAATGGACGCCAATGGGTATAAAGTAAGACAATTCTTCAATTGGCTTGTGACCTTGGGGGGATGGAATACTGTTTACCATTGCGGTCGGTTTAGTTACTTGGCCACATGGCCGTTTGCGTCATTCATCTTTAACCGTCAAACatgtttttccttcaaacATCTCAAAAAACGGTTGGCCAGCGCATACCGTAATATTATCGCCATTCTGCCCACACCACAGTCAAACCCATCTGAAGAACGTCTAAAGTAG
- a CDS encoding proline--tRNA ligase — translation MPVSEAFAKLCVTEKPAAESAVAVKSLVFKPKTPKSATPVPIVVVALQSTTTGSPLIASATSTKDPRLARDDLVKQAFQSESARAFILGDLANATTDFHLLIDQELSTVDGDTVLQLNDTTFMKKADMMKFLSDFEKFQKVVDFSQEVTKEAATDGKKQQKKQQPSKAAAAAAAAAAAAALEDAKLIGITVDKALDFPGWYQQILTKGEMLDYYDVSGCYILRPPSYSIWESIQRWFDDKIKAIGVQNAYFPMFVSSRVLEKEKDHVEGFAPEVAWVTRAGSSELEEPIAIRPTSETVMYPYYAKWIQSYRDLPLKLNQWNSVVRWEFKHPQPFLRTREFLWQEGHTAHLTSKDAEEEVLQILDFYAGVYEELLAVPVVKGRKTEKEKFAGGDFTTTCEGYIPQTGRGIQGATSHHLGQNFSKMFNLSVENPLGSDHPKIFAYQNSWGLSTRVIGVMVMIHSDNKGLVIPPRVSQYQSVVIPVGITKKTSEEQRKHIHESARSVEARLKKVGIRAFGDYNDNYTPGWKFSQYELKGTPIRIELGPKDIEKNQVVVVRRNDSKKYVVSLDDLETRIPEILEEMQGDLFKKAKELFDTHRVVINEWRDFVPALNKKNVILAPWCGITECEEDIKESSAKRDDGEEFEEDDKAPSMGAKSLCIPFDQPILNDGQKCIKCERTAVNYCMFGRSY, via the coding sequence ATGCCTGTCTCCGAAGCCTTTGCTAAGTTGTGCGTAACTGAAAAGCCTGCTGCCGAATCTGCCGTTGCAGTGAAGTCCCTGGTTTTCAAGCCAAAGACACCAAAGTCTGCCACTCCCGTCCCCATCGTAGTGGTGGCCTTGCAGTCCACCACTACTGGCTCTCCATTAATTGCGAGCGCCACTTCTACCAAGGATCCAAGATTAGCTCGTGATGATTTGGTCAAGCAAGCGTTCCAATCTGAGTCTGCCAGAGCTTTCATTCTGGGCGATTTGGCTAACGCCACAACCGATTTCCACTTACTGATTGACCAAGAGTTGAGCACTGTGGACGGTGACACCGTTTTGCAGCTAAACGATACCACGTTCATGAAGAAGGCTGACATGATGAAGTTTCTAAgcgattttgaaaaattccagaAGGTGGTTGATTTCTCTCAGGAAGTGACCAAGGAGGCCGCTACCGATGGCAAGAAACAACAGAAGAAGCAGCAACCTTCTAAGGCTGCTGCAGCTGCCGCTGCTGCCGCTGCCGCTGCCGCTTTGGAGGACGCCAAATTGATCGGCATCACCGTAGACAAGGCTTTGGACTTCCCGGGCTGGTACCAACAAATCTTGACCAAAGGTGAAATGTTGGACTACTATGATGTTTCTGGTTGTTACATCTTGAGACCTCCTTCTTATTCCATTTGGGAAAGCATCCAGAGATGGTTTGACGACAAAATCAAGGCCATTGGTGTGCAAAACGCATACTTCCCAATGTTTGTCTCCTCCCGTgtcttggaaaaggaaaaggacCATGTCGAAGGTTTTGCTCCAGAGGTTGCCTGGGTCACCAGAGCTGGTTCCTCCGAATTGGAAGAACCAATCGCAATCAGACCAACTTCTGAAACCGTGATGTACCCTTACTACGCCAAGTGGATCCAATCCTACAGGGACTTACCTTTGAAACTAAACCAGTGGAATTCTGTCGTTAGATGGGAGTTCAAGCACCCTCAACCTTTCTTGAGAACCAGAGAATTCTTGTGGCAAGAAGGTCATACTGCTCATTTGACTTCTAAGGACGCTGAAGAGGAGGTCTTGCAAATCTTGGATTTCTACGCTGGTGTTTACGAAGAATTATTAGCCGTTCCTGTTGTAAAAGGTAGAAAGactgaaaaggaaaaatttgcTGGTGGTGATTTTACCACAACCTGTGAAGGTTATATTCCACAGACCGGCCGTGGTATTCAAGGTGCTACCTCTCATCACCTGGGCCAAAACTTCTCCAAGATGTTCAACTTGTCTGTGGAGAACCCATTAGGTTCAGACCACCCAAAGATCTTTGCTTACCAAAATTCTTGGGGTCTATCCACCCGTGTCATCGGTGTCATGGTCATGATCCATTCCGACAATAAAGGTCTGGTTATCCCCCCAAGAGTGTCTCAATACCAATCCGTTGTTATTCCAGTAGGTATCACAAAGAAGACTTCTGAAGAGCAACGTAAACACATTCACGAATCCGCCAGAAGCGTGGAAGCTCGTTTAAAGAAGGTCGGTATTAGAGCCTTTGGTGACTATAACGATAATTATACTCCAGGCTGGAAATTCTCTCAATATGAGTTGAAGGGTACACCAATCCGTATTGAATTGGGTCCTAaggatattgaaaagaaccaAGTTGTCGTTGTCCGTAGAAACGACTCCAAGAAATATGTCGTTTCCCTTGATGACTTGGAAACTCGTATTCCAGAAATCTTGGAAGAGATGCAAGGCgatttattcaaaaaggcTAAGGAACTATTTGACACTCACAGAGTTGTCATTAATGAATGGAGAGATTTTGTTCCAgctttgaacaagaaaaatgttaTTTTGGCTCCATGGTGTGGCATCACTGAATGTGAAGAAGACATCAAAGAATCTTCTGCAAAGAGAGACGATggtgaagaatttgaagaggACGACAAGGCTCCAAGTATGGGTGCTAAGTCTCTATGTATTCCATTTGACCAACCTATATTGAATGATGGTCAAAAGTGTATCAAGTGTGAACGTACTGCTGTTAACTACTGTATGTTTGGTCGTTCTTATTAG
- the YSC84 gene encoding Ysc84p, translating to MAGAGAGGMVGIELTDFVFILNSEEAVRSFSEFGTITLGGNVSVSAGPLGRSAEAAASASTGGVSAVFAYSKSKGLFAGVSVEGSAILERREANRKFYGDDCTSKMILSGRVRVPPAADPLLHILESRAFNFTGPGHDDDADEFYDDDQNSDENSRYYDDIPDSFDSADESSTRPNTKSSRRGISQGSRSRYEDPVYDDESDSADDERDYGRSPDKSASHNIGPHVDRGTKPRTNTRWEDDLYDRASGYASKEYDNARGNTRSYGRERGYSQRHGQDYSSGDNNADNSSHKMSKIDIDNNHSRAKSPTSLHSTSQTAVALYNFAGEQSGDLAFKKGDVITILKKSDSQNDWWTGRVNGKEGIFPANYVRVS from the coding sequence ATGGCGGGTGCCGGCGCCGGTGGTATGGTCGGTATTGAACTGACTGATTTCGTCTTTATTTTAAATTCTGAGGAAGCGGTGAGGTCATTTTCTGAGTTCGGTACAATCACTCTAGGTGGTAATGTATCAGTTTCCGCAGGTCCTCTTGGTAGAAGTGCGGAAGCAGCAGCATCAGCATCTACAGGTGGTGTCTCGGCTGTTTTCGCCTATTCCAAGAGCAAAGGGTTATTCGCAGGTGTTTCTGTGGAAGGTTCAGCCATCTTAGAGAGGAGGGAAGCTAACAGAAAGTTCTATGGTGATGACTGTACTTCAAAGATGATTTTGTCAGGTAGAGTAAGGGTTCCGCCAGCAGCAGATCCATTGCTTCATATTCTAGAATCAAGAGCGTTTAATTTTACAGGTCCCGGTCATGATGATGATGCTGACGAATTTTACGATGACGACCAAAACAGCGATGAAAACAGCCGTTACTATGATGACATTCCAGACTCCTTTGATTCTGCTGATGAATCCTCAACACGCCCAAACACAAAATCGTCAAGAAGAGGAATATCACAAGGATCTCGCAGTCGTTATGAAGATCCGGTTTATGATGACGAATCTGACAGTGCCGATGACGAGCGTGACTACGGAAGGTCTCCCGATAAGAGTGCTAGCCACAATATAGGCCCGCATGTAGATAGAGGCACTAAACCGCGCACTAATACTCGATGGGAAGATGATTTGTATGACAGAGCTTCTGGGTATGCCAGTAAAGAATATGACAACGCTCGAGGAAATACACGTAGCTATGGTAGAGAAAGAGGCTATAGCCAAAGACATGGCCAAGACTATTCCAGCGGCGATAACAATGCCGATAATTCATCGCATAAAATGTCTAAAATTGACATTGACAATAATCATTCTAGGGCGAAGTCGCCAACATCTCTTCACTCGACTTCACAAACAGCTGTTGCTCTGTATAACTTTGCAGGAGAACAATCTGGCGATCTAGCTTTCAAGAAAGGTGACGTTATAACCatcttgaagaaatcaGATTCCCAGAATGATTGGTGGACGGGAAGAGTCAATGGCAAAGAAGGTATTTTTCCTGCCAATTATGTTCGAGTTTCTTAG
- the ARG4 gene encoding argininosuccinate lyase ARG4: MSDGTQKLWGGRFTGETDPLMHLYNASLPYDYKMYKADLEGTKVYTAGLQKLGLLTETELAKIHEGLAEIKKEWEADKFVRHANDEDIHTANERRLGELIGRDIAGKVHTGRSRNDQVVTDLRIYCRDVVNDSLFPAMKGLVDVLVKRAEGEMDILMPGYTHLQRAQPIRWSHWLSSYATYFTEDYKRLVQILHRLNQSPLGAGALAGHPYGIDREFLAEGLGFNSVIGNSLVAVSDRDFIVELMFWGTLFMNHISRFAEDLIIYCTAEFGFIQLSDAYSTGSSLMPQKKNADSLELLRGKSGRVFGDLTGFLMSLKGIPSTYDKDMQEDKEPLFDCLTTVEHSMLIATGVISTLTVNKDKMEAALTMDMLATDLADYLVRKGVPFRETHHISGECVAAAERLGLSGIDKLTLEQYKKIDPRFAEDLFETFNFEQSVERRDATGGTAKSAILKQLNNLKSQLQ, encoded by the coding sequence ATGTCTGACGGTACTCAAAAACTATGGGGTGGGAGATTCACTGGCGAAACCGATCCTTTGATGCACCTGTACAATGCATCTCTTCCATATGATTATAAGATGTACAAGGCCGACCTGGAAGGTACCAAGGTATACACTGCGGGTTTGCAGAAACTTGGCCTTTTAACGGAGACAGAGCTGGCCAAGATCCATGAAGGGTTGGCtgaaatcaagaaagaatgGGAAGCTGACAAATTCGTCCGTCATGCAAACGATGAAGACATCCATACTGCTAACGAAAGACGCCTTGGTGAACTCATTGGCCGTGACATTGCTGGTAAAGTTCATACCGGTAGGTCGCGTAACGACCAAGTCGTTACTGATTTGAGAATCTACTGCCGTGACGTGGTCAACGACAGTCTCTTCCCAGCCATGAAGGGCTTGGTCGATGTTCTGGTCAAGAGAGCAGAGGGAGAAATGGATATCCTGATGCCAGGCTACACACATTTACAAAGAGCTCAACCTATTAGATGGTCTCACTGGTTGAGTTCTTATGCTACCTACTTTACAGAAGATTACAAAAGACTGGTTCAAATATTACATAGATTAAACCAATCGCCATTGGGTGCAGGCGCTCTTGCTGGCCATCCTTACGGTATCGACAGAGAATTTTTGGCTGAAGGATTAGGTTTCAATAGTGTCATTGGTAATTCATTGGTTGCGGTTTCTGACAGAGATTTCATCGTGGAATTGATGTTTTGGGGAACCCTGTTCATGAACCATATTTCCCGTTTTGCTGAAGATTTGATTATATACTGCACGGCTGAATTCGGTTTCATACAGTTAAGCGATGCTTACTCAACAGGTTCCTCCTTGATGccccaaaagaaaaacgcCGACTCCTTAGAATTATTGAGAGGTAAGTCCGGGAGAGTCTTTGGTGACCTAACAGGGTTCTTAATGAGTTTGAAGGGTATCCCATCTACTTACGATAAAGATATGCAAGAAGACAAGGAACCTCTGTTTGATTGTTTGACCACTGTAGAACATTCCATGTTGATTGCTACAGGTGTTATTTCTACATTGACCGTCAACAAGGATAAGATGGAAGCCGCCCTAACAATGGATATGTTGGCTACTGACTTGGCTGATTACTTGGTCAGAAAAGGTGTTCCATTCAGAGAGACCCATCACATCTCTGGTGAATGTGTTGCTGCCGCTGAAAGATTGGGTCTGAGTGGTATTGACAAATTGACTTTAGAACAATACAAAAAGATCGATCCAAGATTTGCTGAAGATCTTTTCGAAACTTTCAACTTCGAACAAAGTGTTGAAAGGAGAGATGCTACTGGTGGCACAGCTAAATCGGCTATTCTTAAACAGTTGAACAACTTGAAGTCCCAATTACAATAA